The sequence GAAGCCGGCGAACACCGCGCCGACGGCGAGCACCATCATCGGGATCAGCATCACCTTCGGCGATTCATGAACCCGTGCCATGACGCTCTCGTCAGCACGCGGGCGACCGTGAAAGGTCAGGATCAGCAGCCGCCAGGAGTAAAAGGCGGTCAGGAACGCGGCGAGAACCCCGATCCAGAAGGCGAACGCGCCAACGCCGGTATCGGAAGCCCATGCTGCCTCAAGGATGAAGTCCTTGGAGAAATATCCGGCGAACGGCCAGATGCCGGCAAGCGCGAGGCTACCGATCCACATCAGCGCGTAGGTCACTGGGATCAGCTTCCATAGCCCGCCCATCTTGCGGATGTCCTGCTCGTCGGACATCGCGTGAATGACCGAGCCCGAGCCGAGAAAGAGCAGTGCCTTGAAGAAGGCATGCGTCATCAGATGGAAGATGCCGGCGGTGTAGGCGGAAACGCCGCAGGCGAAGAACATGTAGCCGAGCTGCGAGCAGGTCGAATAGGCAATGACCCGCTTGATGTCGTTCTGCACGCAGGCAACCGTGGCCGCGAAGATCGCCGTCGCCGCGCCGATTAGGGTAACCACGGTCAGCGCCGTATCCGACAGCTCGAACAATGGCGATAAGCGCGCCACCATGAACACGCCGGCGGTGACCATCGTCGCCGCGTGGATCAACGCCGAGACCGGCGTCGGACCCTCCATCGCGTCCGGCAGCCAAGTGTGCAGCCCGAGCTGTGCCGACTTGCCCATGGCGCCGACGAACAACAGCAGGCAGATCACCGTCATCGCGTGGAATTCGCCGCCGAAGACGTGGAGCGTCGCCTGCGCCTGGTCTGGCGCGGCAGCGAAGATGGTCTCGAGATCGACCGACTGAAAGAGAACGAAGGTGGCGAAGATGCCGAGAGTGAAGCCGAAATCACCGACTCTGTTGACGATAAATGCCTTGATCGCCGCGGCGTTGGCCGACGGCCGGTCGTACCAGAAGCCGATCAGCAGGTACGAGGCAAGACCGACGCCCTCCCAGCCGAAGAACATCTGCACGAGATTGTCGGCGCTCACCAGCATCAGCATGAAGAAGGTGAACAGGTTCAGGTACGCCATGAACCGCGGAATGCTGGTGTCATGGTGCATGTAGCCGATCGAATAGACGTGGACCATCGCCGAGACGACCGTAACCACCAGCATCATCACCGCGGTCAGCGTGTCGACGCGCAGCGCCCACGAAAACTCAAATCTGCCGGAATCGACCCAGGTCAGCAGCGGAGTCGTCGACGCCTGCCCCAGGATCGCCACGTCGCGAAAGACAATGATGGCAAGCACCATCGACGCGAGCAGCGCCCCGCAGGTAATCCGCTGGGCGAGGGCATCGATGCGATGTTTGGCGTGCTTGTCCTCGGGCTTGGCGAAGGCGAGAGCACCCGCGATCAGCGCGCCGAGAAGCGGCAGGAAGACGATGGCGACCGGCATCGCAGTTTTCTCAACCTTTCATCAAGTTGATGTCTTCGACGGCGATGGTGCCGCGGTTGCGGAAGTAGACGACGAGGATGGCGAGCCCGATCGCCGCTTCGGCCGCCGCCACGGTCAGCACGAACATGGCGAACACCTGGCCCACGAGATTGTGAAGCTCGACGGAAAAGGCGACGAGGTTGATATTCACCGCGAGAAGCATCAACTCAACCGACATCAGGATGATGATGATGTTCTTGCGATTGAGGAAGATACCGAAGATGCCGATGGCGAAGAGGATCGCGGCGACGCTGAGGTAATGGGAAAGACCGATCTCCAGCATCATACGCCCTTTCCGCTGGCAACCTTGCGAATTTCGAGGGTGTCTTCCGGACGGCGGTTGACCTGCCGGGCGATGTTTTGCCGGCGCGCCCCCGGCCGTTGCCGATGGGTGAGCACGATGGCGCCGATCATGGCGATGAGCAGAACGATCCCGGCCGCCTGGAAGAGGTAGAGGTAATGGGTATAGATCAGCCGGCCGAGCGCGTCGGTGTTGCTGACGTTGTCGAGCGCTGGTGCGACGGTGGTCGCGACGGCCGAGCTCGCCGCCGGCGACAGCTTCCAGCCGCCGAGGATGACCAGCAGCTCGACGAGCAGAATCATCCCCACCAGGCCGCCGATCGGCAGATAGCGCAAAAAGCCCTGGCGCAACTCGGCGAAGTTGATGTCAAGCATCATGACCACGAACATGAACATCACCGCGACGGCGCCGACGTAGACGACGACGAGGATCATCGCCAGGAACTCGGCGCCAAGCAGCACGAACAGTCCGGCGGCATTGAAGAAGGCGAGGATCAGGAACAGCACGGAGTGCACGGGATTGCGTGCCGAGATCACCATCAGACCCGACAGGATCGCCACGGCGGCGAAAATGTAGAACGCGAGCGCTTGAACGATCATCGGACTTCCGTACGGGATGAAGGTGCCGCCATGAATTCAACAGGTTTGACGCGGCGCATGGTGCGGCCCTTTTCTGTCCGATCGCATGGCATCAGTCAACGGCCAAACGGTCGGCGGTCAAACGATCCGCGGGTGAACCGTCAGCGATAAGGAGCGTCCGCGG is a genomic window of Rhodospirillales bacterium containing:
- the nuoK gene encoding NADH-quinone oxidoreductase subunit NuoK produces the protein MLEIGLSHYLSVAAILFAIGIFGIFLNRKNIIIILMSVELMLLAVNINLVAFSVELHNLVGQVFAMFVLTVAAAEAAIGLAILVVYFRNRGTIAVEDINLMKG
- a CDS encoding NADH-quinone oxidoreductase subunit J, producing the protein MIVQALAFYIFAAVAILSGLMVISARNPVHSVLFLILAFFNAAGLFVLLGAEFLAMILVVVYVGAVAVMFMFVVMMLDINFAELRQGFLRYLPIGGLVGMILLVELLVILGGWKLSPAASSAVATTVAPALDNVSNTDALGRLIYTHYLYLFQAAGIVLLIAMIGAIVLTHRQRPGARRQNIARQVNRRPEDTLEIRKVASGKGV
- the nuoL gene encoding NADH-quinone oxidoreductase subunit L; its protein translation is MPVAIVFLPLLGALIAGALAFAKPEDKHAKHRIDALAQRITCGALLASMVLAIIVFRDVAILGQASTTPLLTWVDSGRFEFSWALRVDTLTAVMMLVVTVVSAMVHVYSIGYMHHDTSIPRFMAYLNLFTFFMLMLVSADNLVQMFFGWEGVGLASYLLIGFWYDRPSANAAAIKAFIVNRVGDFGFTLGIFATFVLFQSVDLETIFAAAPDQAQATLHVFGGEFHAMTVICLLLFVGAMGKSAQLGLHTWLPDAMEGPTPVSALIHAATMVTAGVFMVARLSPLFELSDTALTVVTLIGAATAIFAATVACVQNDIKRVIAYSTCSQLGYMFFACGVSAYTAGIFHLMTHAFFKALLFLGSGSVIHAMSDEQDIRKMGGLWKLIPVTYALMWIGSLALAGIWPFAGYFSKDFILEAAWASDTGVGAFAFWIGVLAAFLTAFYSWRLLILTFHGRPRADESVMARVHESPKVMLIPMMVLAVGAVFAGFIAYEPMVGEHWEAFWRDAIVILAQHPAVEGAHHVPSWVKLAPLGVGLAGIALAFFLYVMAPGLPGALAARFGGVYRFLLNKWYFDELYDALFVRPSFVLGRGLWKSGDGALIDGVGPDGVAAATVRIARGVGRMQTGYIFHYAFAMLIGVLILVSWFLFHVAG